A stretch of Zymoseptoria tritici IPO323 chromosome 1, whole genome shotgun sequence DNA encodes these proteins:
- a CDS encoding putative FRE ferric reductase-like transmembrane component (Similarity to S. cerevisiae FRE6 and other FRE proteins. Involved in iron uptake. Ferroxidase (FET)-dependent.), protein MGSDSLGGHCTFNALSRLVTLPLIIHAVLCFVLLFPAYDTAPGPGDFYYGTVKIERGKYVANRIGTFTAAHVPIVWIFAARNNPFQWFTGWSYATFSQYHRWLARTMTLLAVSHGVSYSVVDWYKNTYLTVWDDLYWRCGVLSVITICTLFVIALPWVRSRSYEVFLVFHIALAAVLLAGLYYHWNELTERRAYHGFLWPAVAMWSLDRFLRFSRLMYLNIRPILSNGVMALVSRDQESELVRVDVTDFFSTQTTTSTPGQYYFVYEIGPWQGYQSHPFTLCSWISDADSSALRKEADETKSPGFEVIDEVAKDASQTGAKAREVRHTFLIRPRQGFTQRLLSRAFSASNNEDKERQKLTRRARFLLEGPYGQVQYNPRHSSILLLVGGSGISAMISRLHILLESFDDAEKSIHLVWSVRMKGTADDVCAHELSSIVRRPGFRLTVHLTTGSDNEKIDETSAHALYELRKGRPDVKAIIENERAKCSDGLTVLCCGPQSLELDCRKTVQSVLHEDGADVSFCSEQFGW, encoded by the exons ATGGGATCCGATTCGTTGGGAGGGCATTGTACTTTCAACGCCCTTTCAAGACTCGTGACTCTTCCGCTCATCATCCATGCGGTTCTCTGCTTCGTCCTCTTGTTTCCTGCCTACGACACCGCTCCCGGACCCGGTGACTTCTATTACGGCACCGTCAAGATCGAGCGTGGCAAGTATGTGGCCAACCGCATTGGAACATTTACCGCCGCACACGTCCCGATTGTGTGGATCTTTGCCGCGCGGAATAATCCTTTTCAGTGGTTCACGGGTTGGTCTTACGCTACATTCAGTCAGTACCATCGCTGGTTGGCGAGGACTATGactcttttggccgtctcCCACGGCGTCAGCTATTCCGTGGTCGACTGGTACAAGAACACATATTTGACCGTCTGGGATGACCTGTACTGGCGGTGTGGTGTGCTG TCAGTCATAACAATCTGTACCTTGTTCGTAATAGCGCTTCCGTGGGTTCGGTCTCGTTCGTACGAGGTTTTTCTGGTCTTCCACATTGCTCTCGCGGCGGTGCTGCTGGCCGGCCTGTATTACCATTGGAACGAACTCACCGAACGACGTGCGTATCATGGCTTTCTCTGGCCCGCAGTGGCGATGTGGTCGTTGGATCGCTTTCTGCGCTTTTCCCGTCTGATGTACCTCAACATTCGACCAATCCTCTCCAATGGAGTCATGGCATTGGTCAGTCGAGACCAGGAATCCGAGCTAGTCCGCGTGGACGTGACGGACTTCTTCTCGACACAGACGACTACTTCGACTCCGGGCCAATACTACTTTGTCTATGAAATTGGGCCCTGGCAGGGCTATCAATCGCATCCATTCACGCTGTGTTCTTGGATCTCCGATGCGGACAGCTCTGCGCTTCGCAAGGAGGCGGACGAAACCAAAAGCCCGGGCTTTGAAGTCATCGATGAGGTTGCAAAGGACGCTTCTCAAACAGGCGCGAAAGCCCGAGAAGTCAGGCACACTTTCTTGATCCGTCCACGACAAGGCTTTACACAACGGCTGCTGAGCcgcgccttctccgcctcgaaCAACGAGGACAAAGAACGCCAGAAGCTCACCCGTCGAGCGCGGTTCCTTCTTGAGGGACCATACGGCCAAGTCCAATACAACCCACGACACTCAAGTATTCTCCTTCTGGTGGGCGGATCAGGCATATCCGCCATGATCTCTCGactccacatcctcctcgaatctTTTGACGATGCTGAGAAGTCAATCCATCTCGTCTGGAGCGTCCGCATGAAGGGAACTGCCGACGATGTATGCGCTCACGAACTGAGTAGTATTGTTCGCCGACCGGGTTTTCGATTGACGGTCCATCTGACGACAGGTTCGGACAATGAGAAGATTGATGAGACGTCAGCTCACGCACTGTATGAGTTGAGGAAGGGGAGACCAGATGTGAAAGCGATCATCGAGAACGAAAGAGCGAAATGTAGCGATGGACTGACGGTCTTGTGCTGTGGTCCGCAGTCGCTAGAACTCGACTGCAGGAAGACAGTGCAGAGCGTGCTTCACGAGGACGGAGCAGATGTTTCGTTCTGCTCCGAGCAGTTCGGATGGTAG